ATTTTACCTCCAATGTTTAATGGTTATGCATTACGCTGCCCGGCCGACATCATTTATCAGCCGTGCGTTCATGTCATCAATGGAACGCATCATCTTCTGATAAGATTCATAGCCACGCAGAACCTCAATCATCTCGGTCATCATCCGGACCGTATCGACATTTGACATTTCCAAAAATCCCTGACTGACCTTAAGGCCTTCATCAAGATCCTGCAGCGCATTCGGTTTCAACGCGCGATAATAGTTATGGCCGGCCTTTTCAAGCGCATGGGATTGGCTAAAATCGATAATCCGCAAACGGTCCACCTGTGATCCATCAACAGTGACATAGCCATCCTCAGATACTGAAAATTCGCGAATATCGCCAGCGGGTTTGGCAATCTTGATTTTAATTTCGCCGCCTTGGCCTAAAACCGGCCACCCATCCTGGGTGACGAGCACCTCATCTTCATTGACCGTGAAATCACCTCGGCGCGTATACTGAATACCGTCTGGCGTCTGTACACAGAAAAAACCGGCCCCCGAAAGCGCCAGATCAAATGGATTTCCCGTTTTTTTGATCTTACCGGACGAAAAGTCGGTATATGTGCTATATTGCATCCAGTATTCCGGCGCCTGGGACTGTTGCCAGTTAACCGGTCGTGTATTCGCAGTGGTCAATGCGTCCATATCAAAAGCCCGGAAGCGGCCTCGGTCTTTTTTAAAACCAACGGAGTTGACATTGGCCAGATTGTTTGAAAGCAACTGCAAACGCTTCTCATATGCCAGCGCACCAGTTGCAGACATGTAAATAGATCCATTCATTGACAAACTCCCCACCTGCAATAACCCGCCTGAGATCAGCAGGCTCAGGTATCGGTAAAATGCGGCCACATGATAAAGGGCAGCCGTCGATCGCCGCTAGTATTTGCAAGACACATACCAATTCGGTTTTTTTTTTGACAGTGGGCATCAATGACGCAGCCAGCATCATCATAAACGGATGTAATATATAATACAAACAATTTCAATGGTTTATACAATTGTTTGTGACCCGACAATCCGCCCCATCATTGACATATCTGTTCAGATAAGCATGGTTAGCTTTTCGGGGGAGCGCAATGTGCCGCATGCGGTATTTTTTGCCGCTCTGGTTATGATCTGGCAAACGGAATAAAGGGCAAAAAACGGTCACTTTGCCCTGAGATCGAGGGGTCAACCGTGGCGGGTTTAAACAGGGGGCTGGTTTTTCTGTTTATCAGAGCCGCGGCTCAAATGCTTGAGCTTCAAAACCAAATCGACTTCGCCCTCTGGAACGTTCAAACGTTCTGAAATATCCGTCAGGCTCAGTCCCTTATCAGCCAAATTTTCAATTTCATTGTAAATAACGTTTGCAGGATCCATTCCCTGGGCCTCGCTGCCGGTAGGTTGATCTTGGGCAGGATTCGAAATGGGAGTTAGCAAACCGCTGGCAAGCCGCTTGTCGCTTTGCTGATAATATGCATCAAGTGTTTGGCGCTCTTTATCGATGGTTTCCAAGATATGATTAAATGCCAATTCTGTTTGCTGTCGAATCGCCTCCAAAACAAATTCGGCATTGATATGCGTAGACTGTTGATATGAAGGTGCGCGCAAGATCAGCTGTTTGAATTTGACCCGATTGAGAATCAGAAATACAATAATCAATCCACATAGACCGATCTGGGTCACATCGAGAAGGATTTCCCAGAAGTTAAGCATTGGCAATGTCATTTCCACTCCCTATGTCATATCAACTTTTTCTGAGCATCAGACACGTACATCAATAATTTTTTGATCCACCTCATCTGACCCTGTAGATGCATCGTCTGAACTTGAGGATTCGACGGCGCGTAAGGACTGATCTTTTTCAGTTTTACCCGTAACATCAACAGAATCGGACTTTTTTTTCTTGCGGCGTTTCTTTTTGTCCTTTTTTTCATCCGCATTTAAGTATTTTTCAAAAGGTGGTTTGTCGTCGTCGCGCTTTTTACGGTTAACGCGTTGGACTTGCCTTGAAGCAGACACCGGTGGCAGCCCTTTCGGGAAATGTATATCGTCTACCATACGTCTATCCTCTTTGTCGCGAATGTTATTCCACCTTTTCGCCCTCCCCACTTCCGAGTTTACGATCAGCTACCGGCCTGTTCACGTGCGCCTATGGCAGCAGCTATGGTTTACAGCAGAGAATTAATTGTTCAATAGCTTCTGTTTTCGCAATTTGGCGCGCAAATGTAAAATGGCTTGAGAGTGTATTTGCGATACCCTTGATTCGGTAATCCCGAGCACTTTGCCGGTTTCTTTCATCGTCAATTCATCCAGATAATACAGCGAAATAACCAGACGCTCTTTTTCGGGAAGTTGCTTAATCGCCTCAGCCATGGCTTCTCTCAATTCTTTTAACTTGGTCATGGTCAGGGCATCATCTTCGTTGTTGATCAAATAATTCAGCAGTTTTTCTTTTTCGTCTCTAGAAGACACGCCCAACTCTTCAAGGCTGATAAAGGAGATGCTGGACATCTGCTTGGTACGGTACACCTGTTCCAAATCAACTCCCAATTCCTCTGCCACCTCCATATCTTCCACTTCGCGGCCGAATTTTTGTTCCAGACGCGAATAAGCGGATTCCAATTCCCGTATTTTGCGTCGATTGGATCTGGAAAGAAAATCTCGTGCCCGCAGCTCGCTGAGCACCGCACCTTTGATTCGGAAAATCGCATAGGTCATAAACTTGTTGTCCCGCCTTGGATCATAGCGATCCACAGCCTGGATCAGACCGATGACACCGACATTCATCAGATCATCGATATCGACAGTTGATGGCAGGTGGACCGCCAGCCTTTGAACGATGCGTTTTACATAAGGCAGATATTCGGTAATCAGCTGGTCGCGATAAGCGGGGTCCTTGGGAACGACTTTTTGGGTTCGTCTCTGTGCCAGAGCCATAGAATTATAGTCTCCAGTTATGATATATTGTTCTCGATCAAATGGTGCCAAAAAAAATGAGAATCGCCGCCGGGCACCTGGCGCGGCGGCTGAGCAATAATTTTACGAGCCAGATCCTTAAAGCATTTGCTGGCGTGCGTATCCGGAAACAGGTCGCTGACCAGCTTTTGCTGTTTGATGCCTTTGGTAACATTGGCATCAAACAGCACGCTTCCGACATATTCAATGCTCATATCTAAAAATCTTTCCGTCACCAGATTCAATTGCCGGAATACTTCATTTCCCTGTTGGTCTGTTTGGGCCAGATTCACGATGACCTTGCAGCTTTTCTCGGCATACTTTAATGCCAATACTTTCATCAGGGCATAGGCATCGGTTATGGCGGTTGGCTCAGGGGATACCACCACAATGATTTCCTGAGCGATCACATTAAAGTCCAGCACATTCGAGGATATACCGGCTGCGGTATCGATCAGCAATAGGTCTACTTGGTCAATGACCTCATCCAGTTCACTCAAAATTTGAACTTTCTGCTGCCGGGTAAGCTGGGTCATTTCTTGGATTCCTGACGAAGCCGGCAAAATTTGAAGATGGCCGGGTCCTTCGACAACAATATCCATGATAGATTTTTCGCCCGTGAGAACATGGGCCACATTATATTTCGGGGCAATCCCTAATAAGACATCAAGATTTCCCAGGCCTAAATCAGCATCTAAAATCAGCACCTTTTTCCCCAAACGGCTAAAAGCATAACCAAGGTTGGCCACAATACTGGTTTTGCCTACACCGCCTTTTCCACTGGTGACGGCAATCACCCGCGGTCCAGCGGCATCATTGTTTCGCGGTATCCCCCCTGGCTTAATTTCCAGATGTTTTAAGCGATCCGACAGGTGAATGACTTTATCTGAGGGATTTTTCGACGTCATTGAAATTGCTGTTCCTTTCCGCTACGAGTAGTTTGAGATTCGCACAGAATCCCTCGTTGCTGACATGTCACGCCCAAACGGTTTGCTTTTTTCCGGTTGGCAATCTCTGCAGGGCAAGAAATGTTGCAGGCCGGCAGCCTCAGCGGTTGAAAAAGTAATCAGGTTTTTGGGTTTTATCTTGCGGGTCCATTTACAGTCTGAACAGTGAAACACATCTGAATTGTTGTTGGCCACAAATGTGTGTTCACCAATTTGGGCCGCAATACCGTCTGCGGTGGTATTCTTTTCCTGCGGTTTTGAAACGGCTTTACGCAAGGTAAAATCTCCCATCAGCTTTTTGATAAGGTTTTGCAGCGACCCTGTTTTGATGGCATTTGGCACTTGGCGCCCATAAGTTAAATAAGATAGCGGCACTGGATGGTTGCTGAGCAAATTGATGATATTGCCCAACGTAGCGCTTTCATCCAGCTTGGTAAAAATTAAACGTGTCACGGGCAACGAAATTAAGCCTCTAAGGGTTTGGCTTAAATCACTTTCTTTGGCCGTCGCACTTAGCGCCAGATGAATTTCAAGATTTTCAACACTCCGCAGACAGTTTTTAAGGGCCTCAATTTCCTCCAGGTTTGCAAAATTCAACCCCGGCGTGTCCACCAGGATAAGGTCAGATTGGCGCACTTCATCAACCGTAGCGATAAACGCATCTGGTGTGGCCGCTGTTTTGAGCGGAACCCCCATTGCCCGCGTGTATACCTTCAGTTCGTTGGCTGCGCCGATGCGATAAGAATCAAGAGAAATAAGGGCAACGGCTTGCTGTTGTTCAATTGCATACCGGGCCGCCAATTTAGCAATGGTGGCTGTTTTTCCGACACCGGTGGGCCCCACAACTACCAGAATCCTAGGGCCGGATTGATTTTCAGATGGCATTTCAGCCGCTGCACTTTTGCCTTGCAATATGTTGGCGATCTCTGTGATGAGCTCATCGCTGGTTTCCCATTGATGGTCGGCATATTGCTGGTTTAAGTGTGCCGTAATATCGTCGGCCAGATCCCTTTTAACTTCTTGGGACAACAAGTGCTCAAATACGCAACTGAGCACATCGTTGGTACCGGCTGCCGTTTTGTTGTAGGAAGTGTCTATCGTTTTGCCGTCATGGCGGGTTTTAAGACTGCTCGCAAGCGATGGTCTTGCATCCTTCCGCATGCTTCTGTCGTTATGCCCGTAGCGACGATAAGCACTCAAAGCGCCCGCATTGGCAACAGGTTTTGGTTGCGACGCAATATCATTTGTGTCGACTGCGGCTGTCACCTCCACGCCCACCGATTTCACCAGACCCAGCAGCTTATTCTCCTTTTTAAGACTGCGCGCCGATAAAATGACGGCATTTGAACCCAGTTCATTCTTAACCATGCGCAAGGCGGAAGTCATATCTTTGGCTTCAAAGCGTTTAATCTGCATTGTTTAACTCCAGCACATCTAAAGATTGTATTTCAATCTGACTCAAAATTTCATCATAGGACAACACCGCCACCCGGGGCATAAATCGCTCCACCAGCCGTTTAAAATGGTATCGGATTTGAGCCGAGCACATCACGATTGGTGAATAGTTTAACAACGACAGTTTTTCAAAACTTTCAGCCAGTTTGTTCATTATTTGCTGCGCGATGTTGGGATCCAGCGATAAAAAGGTTCCATGCTCGGTTTGCTGCAATGCGCCTGAAAGGGTCGATTCCAAATTGTGCCCCAAAGTAATGGCTGCAATTTTGCCTTCTGGCGTCAGGTACATTTTGGTTGTTGTGCGCGCCAAGGCATGACGCACGTGTTCGGTTAATATATCCAGATCCTTGGTCGCGGGTGCCCAATCGGCAAGGGTCTCGCATATTGCCAGCAAATCGCGAATGGGGACCTGTTCGCGCAGGAGGTTTTGCAGCACCCGCACAACACCGCCCAGCGGTAATAAATTGGGAACCAGCTCTTCGACCACTTTGGGGTGGGTTTCTTTTAAGGTATCCAATAATTGCTGCACATCCTGTCGACCGAGCATTTCATGGCAGTGCTGTTTGACAATTTCAGACAAATGGGTGGTCAGCACGGTCGCCAAATCCACAACCGTGAATCCCTTGGTCAATGCATGCTCTTTGACCTCTTCTTTGATCCACAGGGCCGGCAGTCCATAAGTGGGCTCCTTGGTGGGGATCCCGTCGATTTTCTCTTCGACCGCATTGGGATTCATTGCCAGATAGTAGTTGTTCATCAACTCTCCTCTGGCCACCTCATTGCCCTTAAGCAAAATGGAGTACTCACCGGCTTTGAGTTGCATATTATCCTGGATGTGCACCGGCGCAACAATAATTCCAAGCTCGCGCGCGATCTGGCCACGCAATGATTTAATACGATCCAGCAACTGGCCGTCCTGATCGATATCCACCAGAGGAATCAAACCGTAGCCCACTTCGATGGCCAGCGTATCCAATGGGGGCAAGGCCGCAAACTGATCTGTCGGCAAGGATTTTTCTTCTTGAATTCTTTGCTCCTCTTCAATCCGTTCATCTTCCCTGACAAACTGATAAATGGTATATGCCAGCATCCCGGTCAGAACCGCTAGCACCATAAACGGCACGGTGGGCAAACCGGGCACCAGGCCAAAACCAAAAAGCACCCCAGCGGTTATGGCAATGGCCTTAGGTTGGATCAGGATTTGAGAGGCAACATCTTCTCCCAGACTCGCGGTCGCGCCAGCTCGGGTAACAATGATGCCCGCGGCGGTAGAAATAATCAGCGCCGGCACCTGGCTGACCAGACCATCGCCGATGGTCAACAAAGTGTAATTTTGAGCAGCGTCAACAAAACTCATGCCATTTTGGAAAATCCCGATGGCCAGCCCGCCGATTATGTTAATCAGGGTGATGACAATTCCTGCCATTGCGTCACCACGCACGAATTTGTTGGCACCATCCATGGCGCCGAAGTATTCAGCTTCTCGGGCAATTTCTTCACGTCTTTCACGTGCCTCTTTTTCAGTGATCAAGCCCGCATTCAAATCGGCATCAATGCTCATCTGTTTACCGGGCATCGCATCCAGGGTGAATCGCGCCGCCACCTCAGCAATTCGGCCAGCCCCTTTGGTAATCACCATAAAATTGATGGCCACCAGGATTAAAAAAACGATAATGCCCACCAGATAGTTTCCGCCGACCACAAAGGCACCAAAGGACTGTATGACCTTACCGGCGGCAGAAATTCCTTCTTGGCCATGTAGCAATATAATCCGAGTAGAAGCGACGTTGAGTGACAATCGGAACAGGGTTGCCAGCAGCAAGATCGATGGGAACGCAGGCAAATCCAACGTTCGCGGCACATACATGCTGGCCAGCAAGATGATCAACGCAAGCGTGATGCTAAAGGACAATAGCAGATCCAACAAAAAGGTTGGCAAGGGCATGACCATAAATACCAGGATGCCAACCACAGCTACAGCCATCATAACATCGCTGTTTTTGGTAATCGTAGGCATCTGGCCTGTTATTTGCGTTTGATCTGCCATTCACTTACCTTTAGTGTTTTTATTTATAAACAAGCGAATCTTTTAAACGATTCGATCACCAAACCGGGTTGCGCTTTCACCTTGCGCCTTTGCGTCTTTGCGTGAGATTTCAGAACCTCGATTAAGCCGTCTGATACACGCCTTTGAGACGGTAGACATATGCCAGCACTTCAGCCACTGCACGATAGAGCTCCGCTGGTATGAACTCACCGATCTCAACCATCTTGTACAGGGTCTGGGCCAAGGGCTTATCTTCAACAAGCGGCACCTGATGTTCGCGCGCAATTTCTTTTATTCTTTCCGCCACCGGACCGGCGCCTTTGGCAACCACCGTGGGTGCCACCATCTGAGCCGCATCAA
Above is a window of Desulfobacterales bacterium DNA encoding:
- the flgF gene encoding flagellar basal-body rod protein FlgF, whose translation is MNGSIYMSATGALAYEKRLQLLSNNLANVNSVGFKKDRGRFRAFDMDALTTANTRPVNWQQSQAPEYWMQYSTYTDFSSGKIKKTGNPFDLALSGAGFFCVQTPDGIQYTRRGDFTVNEDEVLVTQDGWPVLGQGGEIKIKIAKPAGDIREFSVSEDGYVTVDGSQVDRLRIIDFSQSHALEKAGHNYYRALKPNALQDLDEGLKVSQGFLEMSNVDTVRMMTEMIEVLRGYESYQKMMRSIDDMNARLINDVGRAA
- a CDS encoding FliA/WhiG family RNA polymerase sigma factor → MALAQRRTQKVVPKDPAYRDQLITEYLPYVKRIVQRLAVHLPSTVDIDDLMNVGVIGLIQAVDRYDPRRDNKFMTYAIFRIKGAVLSELRARDFLSRSNRRKIRELESAYSRLEQKFGREVEDMEVAEELGVDLEQVYRTKQMSSISFISLEELGVSSRDEKEKLLNYLINNEDDALTMTKLKELREAMAEAIKQLPEKERLVISLYYLDELTMKETGKVLGITESRVSQIHSQAILHLRAKLRKQKLLNN
- a CDS encoding MinD/ParA family protein, which translates into the protein MTSKNPSDKVIHLSDRLKHLEIKPGGIPRNNDAAGPRVIAVTSGKGGVGKTSIVANLGYAFSRLGKKVLILDADLGLGNLDVLLGIAPKYNVAHVLTGEKSIMDIVVEGPGHLQILPASSGIQEMTQLTRQQKVQILSELDEVIDQVDLLLIDTAAGISSNVLDFNVIAQEIIVVVSPEPTAITDAYALMKVLALKYAEKSCKVIVNLAQTDQQGNEVFRQLNLVTERFLDMSIEYVGSVLFDANVTKGIKQQKLVSDLFPDTHASKCFKDLARKIIAQPPRQVPGGDSHFFWHHLIENNIS
- the flhF gene encoding flagellar biosynthesis protein FlhF encodes the protein MQIKRFEAKDMTSALRMVKNELGSNAVILSARSLKKENKLLGLVKSVGVEVTAAVDTNDIASQPKPVANAGALSAYRRYGHNDRSMRKDARPSLASSLKTRHDGKTIDTSYNKTAAGTNDVLSCVFEHLLSQEVKRDLADDITAHLNQQYADHQWETSDELITEIANILQGKSAAAEMPSENQSGPRILVVVGPTGVGKTATIAKLAARYAIEQQQAVALISLDSYRIGAANELKVYTRAMGVPLKTAATPDAFIATVDEVRQSDLILVDTPGLNFANLEEIEALKNCLRSVENLEIHLALSATAKESDLSQTLRGLISLPVTRLIFTKLDESATLGNIINLLSNHPVPLSYLTYGRQVPNAIKTGSLQNLIKKLMGDFTLRKAVSKPQEKNTTADGIAAQIGEHTFVANNNSDVFHCSDCKWTRKIKPKNLITFSTAEAAGLQHFLPCRDCQPEKSKPFGRDMSATRDSVRISNYS
- the flhA gene encoding flagellar biosynthesis protein FlhA, giving the protein MADQTQITGQMPTITKNSDVMMAVAVVGILVFMVMPLPTFLLDLLLSFSITLALIILLASMYVPRTLDLPAFPSILLLATLFRLSLNVASTRIILLHGQEGISAAGKVIQSFGAFVVGGNYLVGIIVFLILVAINFMVITKGAGRIAEVAARFTLDAMPGKQMSIDADLNAGLITEKEARERREEIAREAEYFGAMDGANKFVRGDAMAGIVITLINIIGGLAIGIFQNGMSFVDAAQNYTLLTIGDGLVSQVPALIISTAAGIIVTRAGATASLGEDVASQILIQPKAIAITAGVLFGFGLVPGLPTVPFMVLAVLTGMLAYTIYQFVREDERIEEEQRIQEEKSLPTDQFAALPPLDTLAIEVGYGLIPLVDIDQDGQLLDRIKSLRGQIARELGIIVAPVHIQDNMQLKAGEYSILLKGNEVARGELMNNYYLAMNPNAVEEKIDGIPTKEPTYGLPALWIKEEVKEHALTKGFTVVDLATVLTTHLSEIVKQHCHEMLGRQDVQQLLDTLKETHPKVVEELVPNLLPLGGVVRVLQNLLREQVPIRDLLAICETLADWAPATKDLDILTEHVRHALARTTTKMYLTPEGKIAAITLGHNLESTLSGALQQTEHGTFLSLDPNIAQQIMNKLAESFEKLSLLNYSPIVMCSAQIRYHFKRLVERFMPRVAVLSYDEILSQIEIQSLDVLELNNAD